From Methanococcus maripaludis, the proteins below share one genomic window:
- a CDS encoding Mrp/NBP35 family ATP-binding protein produces the protein MAEECSGNCDSCGSSSDCSDTKKMMEQQNAQIRDNMSKIKYKIAVMSGKGGVGKSTVTVNLAATLNMMGYKVGVLDGDIHGPNIPQMLGVDQIQPMADENGIYPVSTPQGIKTMSIGYFLPDKNTPIIWRGPKASGAIRQFLSDVNWGELDFLLIDTPPGSGDIQITTLQAIPDIDGVVIVTTPEEVSVLDARKSVSAANTLEIPIIGIVENMGGFVCPECDKVIDIFGKGGGEKAAKELNVFFLGRIPLDIKARVASDRGVPMVTMDCKASEEFKKVVNTVLERIKKE, from the coding sequence GCGATAGCTGCGGTTCAAGTTCCGACTGTTCAGATACTAAAAAAATGATGGAACAGCAGAACGCACAAATTAGGGACAATATGTCAAAAATTAAGTATAAAATAGCAGTCATGAGTGGTAAAGGGGGAGTTGGTAAATCCACAGTTACCGTAAACCTTGCTGCAACCCTTAACATGATGGGATACAAAGTTGGAGTTTTAGATGGAGATATCCACGGCCCAAATATTCCACAAATGCTGGGAGTTGACCAAATTCAACCAATGGCTGATGAAAATGGAATATACCCTGTATCCACCCCACAAGGAATTAAAACAATGTCCATTGGATACTTTTTGCCAGACAAAAACACTCCAATTATATGGAGAGGTCCAAAAGCAAGCGGTGCTATCAGACAGTTCTTAAGCGATGTTAATTGGGGAGAACTAGACTTTTTATTAATAGACACTCCTCCAGGATCAGGAGATATTCAAATAACGACACTACAGGCTATCCCTGACATTGACGGAGTGGTAATCGTCACAACCCCTGAAGAAGTATCTGTTTTAGATGCAAGAAAATCAGTATCTGCTGCAAATACGTTAGAAATTCCAATAATTGGTATTGTTGAAAACATGGGCGGATTTGTATGTCCTGAATGCGACAAAGTTATTGATATCTTTGGAAAAGGCGGTGGAGAAAAAGCTGCAAAAGAATTAAATGTATTTTTCCTTGGAAGAATCCCGCTCGACATTAAAGCAAGAGTTGCGTCTGACAGAGGAGTTCCAATGGTTACAATGGACTGTAAAGCATCCGAAGAATTTAAAAAAGTTGTTAATACAGTTCTTGAAAGAATTAAAAAAGAATAA
- a CDS encoding MnmC family methyltransferase, translating to MLPNKKALDLIKIYMEKDFTSENLKELTKKLIELDLLVKTEDETFTVRSDDPEELMHSRVGALKEGIEKFAVPSNVKEIKNPKILDLCSGMGYNAVSALHYNINSEIDIVEYSKEMLFLSLALDIPMNEHFIIKNAISEFFKGNKNQKIRIFNEDARFTLLRKDLKKYECVFHDAFSPLNDPVLYTVEFLKLIYENMADSGVLISYSSSIPFRSALVECGFIISEGPSVGRKRGATLAYKNPNELQKKEIKRIPESDERLIALASVGISFYDKNLNLNSSEIIKNREIDRENLKNLLGDKYYSTTKIKSGKIDEKLLEIQKEDLNSSEIIKKMKKIYLKN from the coding sequence ATGCTTCCAAATAAAAAGGCACTCGATTTAATTAAAATTTACATGGAAAAAGATTTTACTTCAGAAAATTTAAAAGAACTAACCAAAAAACTAATAGAATTGGATTTACTTGTAAAAACAGAAGATGAAACATTTACTGTTAGATCAGACGACCCTGAAGAACTCATGCATTCGAGAGTTGGTGCTTTAAAAGAAGGTATTGAAAAATTTGCAGTTCCTTCAAACGTTAAAGAAATAAAAAATCCAAAAATTTTGGATCTTTGCAGCGGTATGGGCTACAATGCAGTTTCCGCACTTCATTATAACATCAATTCTGAAATAGATATAGTAGAATACAGTAAAGAAATGCTTTTTCTATCCCTTGCACTTGATATTCCAATGAACGAACATTTTATAATAAAAAATGCAATATCTGAATTTTTTAAGGGAAATAAGAATCAAAAAATTAGAATTTTTAACGAAGATGCAAGATTTACACTTTTAAGAAAAGATTTGAAAAAATACGAGTGTGTATTTCATGATGCTTTTTCGCCCTTAAATGACCCAGTATTATATACAGTTGAGTTTTTAAAGTTAATTTACGAAAATATGGCAGATTCTGGTGTTTTAATATCGTATTCTTCATCAATTCCATTTAGGAGTGCACTTGTAGAGTGCGGATTTATAATTTCTGAAGGTCCATCAGTTGGAAGAAAAAGAGGGGCTACATTAGCATACAAAAATCCAAATGAACTACAAAAAAAAGAAATAAAAAGAATTCCTGAAAGTGATGAGCGATTAATTGCATTAGCTAGTGTTGGAATTTCATTTTACGATAAAAATTTGAATTTAAATTCTTCTGAAATAATTAAAAATAGAGAAATTGATCGGGAAAACTTGAAAAATCTGCTCGGAGATAAATATTACTCAACTACAAAAATTAAAAGCGGAAAGATAGATGAAAAACTCTTAGAAATTCAAAAAGAAGATCTAAACTCATCTGAAATCATTAAAAAAATGAAAAAAATATATCTTAAAAATTAA
- the mptN gene encoding tetrahydromethanopterin:alpha-L-glutamate ligase: MRMGIISEERDWVTDELKSKMEKNDIGPVIIQPSKIISYIESEVKFEQNNRSILDLKCAFVRNIGEGVEMFHRFDMLKYLENYVPVINPMDGIENAGNKFRTSFLMEVHKIPHPKTIVAEDVNKALIAADKFEDVVLKPLFGNQGKGLVRVKGRSTVAKLKALNTFKSTHGVIYMQEFVNNPNNVYRDIRAFAVGDKVISAMYRTSDNWITNIHQNGVPEKCEITEELSKIVLAAKDAVGLVYAGVDILESSDGLKVIEVNACPSWEGLSRISDVDIAQNLIDEALNYANGY; the protein is encoded by the coding sequence ATGAGAATGGGAATAATTTCTGAAGAACGGGACTGGGTAACCGATGAGTTGAAGTCCAAAATGGAAAAAAATGATATAGGCCCAGTTATTATACAGCCCTCAAAAATAATTTCTTATATCGAATCGGAAGTTAAGTTTGAACAGAATAATAGAAGCATACTCGATTTAAAATGCGCTTTTGTTAGAAACATCGGTGAAGGGGTCGAAATGTTTCACAGGTTTGACATGTTAAAATACCTTGAAAATTACGTACCTGTAATAAACCCGATGGATGGGATTGAAAATGCAGGAAATAAATTCAGGACCTCATTTTTAATGGAAGTTCATAAAATTCCGCATCCAAAGACGATAGTCGCAGAAGATGTAAATAAAGCGTTAATCGCAGCAGATAAATTTGAAGACGTTGTTTTAAAACCTCTTTTTGGAAATCAGGGAAAAGGCCTTGTAAGGGTTAAGGGTAGATCAACCGTTGCAAAATTAAAAGCGTTAAATACTTTTAAAAGCACTCACGGCGTAATTTATATGCAAGAATTTGTAAACAATCCAAATAACGTTTATAGGGACATTCGAGCATTTGCAGTTGGGGATAAGGTAATTTCTGCAATGTATAGAACGTCTGACAACTGGATTACAAATATTCACCAAAACGGAGTTCCAGAAAAGTGCGAAATAACTGAAGAGTTAAGTAAAATCGTGCTTGCTGCAAAAGATGCAGTAGGGCTCGTTTATGCAGGTGTAGATATACTCGAAAGCAGCGATGGATTAAAAGTTATCGAAGTAAATGCATGTCCTTCATGGGAAGGACTTTCAAGAATTTCTGATGTAGATATCGCTCAAAACTTAATCGATGAAGCTTTAAATTATGCAAACGGGTATTAA
- a CDS encoding DUF1890 domain-containing protein: MRIMIILGCPEPPVLVPAFMFLLNMLKNKGHEVIVSANPAALKLIESADPEKYYLTGIGFQPIDKGLKTRAEVDHIIGFAHNDAAVNYIVTYKMTHNVNTSAIVFGKEFNEELLQILTENGVNAEMARAFHNPTPLNVKIKKMFSDF, encoded by the coding sequence TTGAGAATAATGATAATTTTGGGATGTCCTGAACCCCCTGTTTTGGTACCTGCGTTCATGTTTTTACTAAATATGCTTAAAAACAAAGGACACGAAGTAATCGTTTCAGCAAACCCTGCAGCTTTGAAATTAATTGAGTCTGCGGATCCTGAAAAGTATTATCTAACTGGAATCGGTTTTCAACCAATCGATAAAGGTTTAAAAACCAGAGCCGAAGTTGATCATATTATCGGTTTTGCACACAACGATGCGGCAGTTAATTACATTGTAACCTACAAAATGACGCACAATGTAAATACGTCAGCAATTGTTTTTGGAAAAGAATTTAACGAAGAGTTGCTCCAGATTTTAACTGAAAACGGAGTTAATGCTGAAATGGCAAGGGCATTCCACAATCCGACGCCGCTAAACGTTAAAATTAAAAAAATGTTTTCAGATTTTTAA